From the Oleiphilus messinensis genome, one window contains:
- a CDS encoding ankyrin repeat domain-containing protein, which produces MKRKDIWCFILAAISSILVANADEFTALHKAIIDRTVAIEDAREIVRSRLESGDSPNVIVKHSSGVFITPLSSAVSRGDTSLVRLLLESGADPNIDLGTACTVLTRAMGDQNIEIIELLVKFQADTRVPTCGRSEYSTIHSIARLDSSNYKTKIKLMQHHKQLGGTLPNELLLHAILKKDVNLAKAFVDLEPEFNRDNKLLKAAKNVSHEIYNLLQQVWEGRSAN; this is translated from the coding sequence ATGAAACGGAAAGATATATGGTGTTTTATTCTTGCTGCAATTAGTTCGATATTGGTTGCGAATGCTGATGAATTTACAGCTCTACACAAAGCGATCATTGACCGGACTGTCGCTATTGAAGACGCAAGGGAAATTGTACGCTCAAGATTAGAGTCAGGGGACAGTCCTAACGTCATTGTTAAACACTCTTCTGGAGTTTTTATTACACCGCTCTCTTCTGCAGTGTCACGAGGTGATACCTCATTGGTTAGGCTTCTATTGGAATCTGGAGCAGACCCCAATATAGACTTAGGTACTGCTTGTACAGTGCTTACAAGGGCTATGGGAGACCAAAATATAGAAATAATTGAACTACTTGTTAAATTTCAAGCAGACACACGGGTACCTACTTGTGGTCGGAGTGAATATAGCACAATCCACAGCATTGCCCGTTTAGATTCATCAAACTATAAGACTAAAATAAAGTTGATGCAACATCACAAACAACTTGGTGGAACTCTTCCTAATGAGCTTTTGTTACACGCCATACTAAAAAAAGATGTCAATCTTGCCAAAGCCTTTGTTGATTTGGAGCCCGAATTTAATAGAGATAATAAATTGCTGAAAGCAGCAAAGAATGTCTCTCATGAAATTTACAACCTATTGCAACAAGTGTGGGAGGGGCGCTCTGCTAATTAG
- a CDS encoding AraC family transcriptional regulator — protein MFSWNFARSITGMRLLADFASEYDISISSVLAGTRVTQSQLFDPNAIVSASQELRMTQNLVQELEDIPALGIQVGKRYHFTAYGPLGFAIVSSRTGRDAMNVAMRYFHLTFAYTRFEVDDTEQHIRTTLYDDEVPLVVRRFIVERDSAALITALRDIFGLESMLEALSFNFERPAYASYYEDFFGLTPTFGANHNQALLDKNRMERKLPQANDLALEIAEQQCAAILNQRVARSGLAAQVRNHLAVRASDMPTMNEVASHFCMTARTLRRHLDVENVSFAQLRNEVRRMLADEYLLSLGLPVEQVANKLGYSESTSFINAFKNWHGITPHAYRLSKK, from the coding sequence ATGTTTAGCTGGAATTTTGCCCGGAGTATTACGGGAATGCGCTTGCTGGCAGACTTTGCAAGCGAGTATGACATATCTATTTCTAGCGTGTTAGCAGGAACGCGAGTTACGCAATCACAACTATTTGATCCCAATGCGATTGTGTCGGCAAGCCAGGAGCTGCGGATGACACAAAACCTTGTGCAAGAGTTGGAAGATATACCCGCTTTAGGCATTCAGGTGGGCAAGCGCTACCACTTTACCGCCTATGGACCTTTAGGCTTTGCTATTGTCAGCAGTCGCACAGGCCGGGATGCGATGAATGTGGCGATGCGCTATTTTCACTTGACGTTCGCCTATACGCGCTTTGAAGTCGACGATACGGAGCAGCATATTCGTACCACGCTGTATGATGATGAAGTACCGCTGGTTGTACGCCGCTTTATTGTAGAACGTGATAGTGCAGCGTTAATAACGGCCTTGCGGGATATTTTTGGTCTTGAGTCAATGTTGGAGGCATTAAGTTTCAACTTCGAACGTCCGGCTTATGCATCTTATTATGAAGACTTTTTTGGCCTGACTCCGACATTTGGTGCTAACCATAACCAGGCTCTGCTTGATAAAAATCGAATGGAGCGCAAACTTCCTCAAGCGAATGATCTGGCTTTGGAGATTGCAGAACAGCAATGCGCAGCCATATTGAATCAACGGGTTGCGCGTAGCGGTTTGGCGGCTCAGGTACGCAATCACTTAGCTGTACGAGCCAGTGATATGCCCACCATGAATGAAGTAGCCTCACACTTTTGCATGACAGCCAGAACATTGCGACGGCATCTTGATGTCGAAAACGTATCCTTTGCACAACTGCGGAACGAAGTTCGACGCATGCTCGCAGATGAATATCTGCTGAGCCTCGGTTTACCTGTGGAGCAGGTTGCCAACAAACTCGGCTATTCGGAATCGACCAGTTTCATCAATGCATTCAAGAATTGGCACGGCATTACACCTCATGCTTATCGACTAAGTAAGAAATAG
- a CDS encoding type II toxin-antitoxin system Phd/YefM family antitoxin, giving the protein MDTLSYSAFRSHLASTLDKVNDDHKPILITRQNGKPAVVMSLEDFQAYEETAYLMASPKNAERLNKAIAEIEAGRVVNKELIEE; this is encoded by the coding sequence ATGGATACATTAAGTTATTCCGCTTTTCGTTCTCATTTAGCCAGCACGCTCGACAAGGTAAATGATGATCACAAACCCATCTTAATTACGCGGCAAAATGGTAAGCCCGCAGTGGTGATGAGCTTGGAAGATTTTCAAGCCTATGAGGAAACCGCCTATTTAATGGCAAGCCCTAAAAATGCTGAAAGGCTCAATAAGGCAATTGCAGAGATTGAAGCGGGCAGAGTGGTTAATAAGGAATTAATTGAGGAATGA
- a CDS encoding Txe/YoeB family addiction module toxin, with protein sequence MILSWAETAWEDYLYWQKIDKRMLQRINNLIKDTKRQPFEGIGDPEPLKHNWTGYWSRRINKEHRLVYKVVDGTLFIAQCRYHY encoded by the coding sequence ATGATCTTATCTTGGGCTGAAACGGCATGGGAAGACTATCTTTACTGGCAAAAAATAGATAAGAGAATGCTTCAGCGCATCAACAATCTCATCAAAGATACTAAACGTCAGCCATTTGAAGGCATTGGGGACCCAGAACCACTTAAACATAATTGGACGGGTTACTGGTCAAGGCGGATAAACAAAGAGCATCGACTTGTTTATAAAGTTGTGGACGGCACATTATTTATAGCGCAGTGTCGTTATCATTATTAA
- a CDS encoding cyclic nucleotide-binding domain-containing protein, producing MNAPVTTKEKSSAHPSPLRCIECTLSDYCLPRMLSVTKTEHLADTIESILKSSLPVLHRHDRIFKEDDPFTSLYIVRVGAVKTFVKSDDGTDQITNFHLPGDIIGTDGFVTGRYGATAAALETTTVCELPYPKIEFLTTKIPELQRFLFQKMAYEIQQHKKMSYLLSRRSAEQKLATLLINTSRHLEKRRLLNTSFTLPMTRTDLSNYLGLAIETVSRVLTRFHKMKIVTVEGRQITILNKARLLSIAKLDDQNHRRI from the coding sequence ATGAATGCCCCGGTAACGACCAAGGAAAAAAGCAGCGCTCATCCGTCTCCATTACGTTGTATTGAATGCACATTAAGTGACTACTGCCTGCCGCGAATGCTATCAGTCACAAAAACAGAACACCTGGCAGACACAATTGAATCAATTCTTAAAAGTTCATTACCTGTACTCCATCGACACGATAGAATTTTCAAGGAGGATGATCCTTTCACTTCACTTTACATTGTCCGAGTTGGCGCGGTGAAAACATTCGTCAAAAGCGATGATGGCACCGATCAGATCACTAATTTTCACCTTCCTGGCGATATAATCGGTACAGATGGTTTTGTAACCGGCCGCTATGGCGCAACTGCTGCAGCGCTCGAAACCACCACGGTGTGTGAGCTTCCTTATCCTAAAATCGAGTTTCTCACGACTAAAATTCCCGAATTGCAACGATTTTTGTTTCAAAAAATGGCATATGAAATCCAACAGCACAAAAAGATGAGCTATCTTTTGAGCCGTCGCAGTGCGGAACAAAAACTGGCGACATTGTTAATTAACACTTCACGACATCTGGAAAAAAGGCGCTTGCTGAACACCTCATTTACCCTCCCGATGACCCGAACGGATCTCAGTAATTACCTCGGACTTGCCATTGAAACGGTGAGCAGGGTTTTAACACGATTCCACAAAATGAAGATTGTGACTGTTGAAGGGCGACAGATCACTATTTTGAATAAAGCTAGACTCCTGTCCATTGCGAAACTCGACGATCAAAACCACAGAAGAATCTGA
- a CDS encoding metallophosphoesterase produces the protein MKSLLALSIAAATANIAMAAPNFIVKPYLQNPDTDAMSVYVETLDTNVTLHYRERGNTTFSTLSMEAIKPLSGIKRARIEGLSSDTRYEYYVSTSFGQSDTWGFKTWPETANGRDSFKIVAFSDSQGQHAERLADIVTSGIIVNDCGNDVENCDDEIAAVIVPGDLVQNGGNVSEWRNDFFGKAADLFSRVPVIPAIGNHDYSVSHYLNYFELPENGSVSYKEHWYVFDYLNLRLVTLNSNSPQNAGLNVEQREWLDNLLADTANRDETDYVMLQLHHPCKSEMWLPGESQLTCEYVKKFEDLSAQTGKITGHIFGHTHAYSRGQSRDVSHLWLNAAVSSGNIDYWDEYPQFDYDEFQKSYPEYGYSSLVFGVDKQRLAVKRYSGGDGKGNYFGYQGEGIRDDFEIAGDNVAPDTPFTQYPKNETVKGVFKLKASSFVDGDNDAHLEAHWQISSTPDFSEPELDFWGNKTRNENIWKYVDTQMGVPLDSYEVTTLLPSGNYFWRVRYRDEHWAWSAWSDSAGFNVQGLTYSDNLVQNGGAEQGLEHWTVDTGVVEANLSNECNGVPAQSGERYFVLGGLCEHSDVGQASQSISLSEFQSEIADGDAVIEVSAFLRDWSGNDIPEAWVEVYDTGNQLIGTSDVITNASSSWLQKKATLALPTNAAFATVRLKGTRNNGTDNDSYIDNVSVRIAYQEGTPAGGHTTENLIQNPGAESELQHWTVETGIVEALESGACSGVSPHEGSRYFILGGLCSSSAIGQASQTIDLDSVSGYNAGTPATVNFSAYMRDWNGNDVPEAWLQFLNSNGEVISQSSTLSHRANNWSKESLEQPLPSGTTSIKVVMKGTRNAGSDNDSYIDTLELTLTTGEAVVGDLDGNGQLDASDRNQLRAALGQCEGDSAFLASADLDADQCISMQDYRAWLRLYKNQ, from the coding sequence ATGAAATCTCTTTTGGCACTCTCGATTGCAGCAGCAACCGCTAATATAGCGATGGCTGCTCCAAACTTTATCGTAAAACCCTATTTGCAAAATCCGGATACCGATGCGATGTCGGTCTATGTAGAAACATTGGATACCAACGTTACACTTCACTACCGTGAACGCGGTAACACGACATTTAGTACTTTAAGTATGGAAGCGATTAAACCGCTTTCCGGTATCAAACGTGCGCGAATTGAAGGCCTATCCAGCGACACGCGCTATGAGTACTACGTTTCGACCTCCTTTGGGCAATCTGATACCTGGGGTTTTAAAACCTGGCCGGAAACCGCAAATGGGCGAGACTCGTTTAAAATTGTTGCTTTTTCAGATTCGCAAGGCCAACACGCTGAGCGTTTAGCAGACATCGTGACAAGCGGCATTATCGTAAATGATTGTGGTAATGACGTTGAAAACTGCGATGACGAAATTGCTGCCGTTATTGTTCCAGGTGACCTGGTTCAAAACGGCGGAAACGTTAGTGAATGGCGTAATGACTTTTTTGGTAAAGCTGCAGACCTGTTCAGCCGAGTTCCGGTTATTCCCGCGATCGGGAATCATGACTATTCCGTGAGTCATTACTTGAACTATTTTGAACTGCCTGAAAATGGCAGTGTAAGTTATAAAGAGCACTGGTATGTTTTTGATTATTTGAACCTGCGCCTCGTGACGTTGAACTCAAACAGCCCACAAAATGCAGGCTTGAACGTCGAGCAACGTGAATGGCTGGATAACCTGTTAGCCGATACGGCTAATCGGGATGAAACTGACTACGTTATGCTACAGCTTCACCATCCGTGCAAATCAGAAATGTGGTTGCCAGGTGAAAGCCAACTGACCTGTGAGTATGTTAAAAAGTTTGAAGATTTATCCGCACAAACCGGAAAGATTACCGGCCATATCTTCGGGCATACCCATGCCTATTCTCGGGGACAATCCCGGGATGTTTCCCATTTGTGGCTAAATGCCGCGGTAAGTTCTGGAAATATCGATTACTGGGATGAGTACCCACAATTTGACTATGATGAATTTCAGAAAAGTTACCCTGAATATGGATATTCATCACTTGTTTTTGGCGTGGATAAACAGCGTCTTGCGGTTAAACGATACTCCGGTGGAGATGGTAAGGGAAATTATTTTGGCTACCAGGGAGAAGGGATACGAGACGATTTTGAAATCGCAGGCGACAACGTCGCACCGGATACACCATTCACTCAATATCCAAAAAACGAGACGGTAAAAGGCGTATTCAAACTTAAGGCATCCAGCTTTGTTGATGGCGATAACGATGCACACCTCGAGGCACACTGGCAAATTTCAAGCACTCCGGACTTTAGTGAGCCGGAGCTGGATTTCTGGGGCAACAAAACCCGTAACGAAAATATCTGGAAATATGTTGATACCCAAATGGGTGTGCCATTGGATAGCTATGAAGTAACGACATTGCTGCCTTCCGGTAATTACTTTTGGCGCGTTCGCTACCGTGACGAACACTGGGCCTGGTCTGCCTGGTCTGATTCAGCGGGTTTCAATGTTCAAGGACTCACCTATTCAGATAATCTTGTGCAAAATGGTGGTGCGGAACAAGGCCTTGAACACTGGACAGTCGATACTGGCGTGGTTGAAGCCAACCTGTCCAACGAGTGTAACGGTGTGCCTGCACAATCCGGCGAACGCTATTTCGTTCTGGGTGGACTTTGTGAGCACAGCGATGTTGGTCAAGCTAGTCAATCAATTTCTTTAAGCGAATTCCAATCAGAAATTGCGGACGGTGATGCGGTAATTGAAGTCAGTGCATTCCTTCGTGACTGGAGTGGTAACGACATCCCGGAAGCCTGGGTTGAAGTATACGACACGGGTAATCAATTAATCGGGACTTCAGACGTCATCACCAATGCTTCCTCCAGTTGGTTGCAGAAAAAAGCGACGCTCGCGTTGCCCACAAATGCAGCCTTCGCAACCGTGCGCTTGAAAGGCACACGAAATAACGGCACAGACAATGACTCTTATATCGATAATGTGAGTGTTCGTATTGCCTATCAGGAAGGAACACCAGCAGGAGGCCACACAACTGAAAACCTGATCCAGAATCCCGGAGCGGAATCAGAGTTACAACACTGGACTGTGGAAACAGGTATCGTTGAAGCTCTCGAGTCAGGTGCCTGCAGTGGTGTCAGCCCCCATGAAGGCAGTCGTTACTTCATTTTGGGTGGCTTGTGTTCAAGTAGTGCGATAGGTCAAGCGAGTCAGACAATCGACTTGGATTCTGTTTCCGGCTACAACGCAGGTACACCCGCCACGGTTAATTTTTCAGCGTACATGCGTGACTGGAACGGCAATGATGTACCAGAAGCCTGGTTGCAGTTCCTGAATAGCAATGGTGAGGTAATTTCACAAAGCTCCACATTGTCACATCGAGCTAACAATTGGTCGAAAGAGTCTCTCGAGCAACCTTTGCCCAGCGGTACTACGTCCATCAAAGTGGTCATGAAAGGGACGCGCAATGCGGGCTCAGACAATGACAGCTACATCGATACACTTGAACTGACGCTAACCACCGGGGAAGCCGTTGTCGGGGATCTTGATGGCAACGGGCAACTCGATGCGAGCGATAGAAATCAGCTCCGCGCAGCCTTGGGCCAATGTGAAGGCGATTCAGCGTTCTTAGCCAGTGCGGACCTGGATGCAGACCAATGTATCAGCATGCAGGACTATCGTGCCTGGTTAAGGCTTTATAAGAACCAATAA
- a CDS encoding PAS domain-containing sensor histidine kinase, giving the protein MTEDRSDDKPDVRFGKISPELITQVEGKTNPDFLHQIVDLQIHHVKVLQQNEALRLSQKELSDSLAHYRALYHAAPIAYLLMDRQWVIHDANKKTQDLLELHSRRITGKPLSNFISEESCSDYNWYHNAMLHKGVLPDGQLLLHLKSVDKIVLMLCRKICEISEVIDEASLCLAVLIDITELKTIESALLKVNLDFAHQVEVRTRQIAKSREQLHRFLQASTDAIITFNNRGLIQSVNAAATDMFGFSENELVGMDIAKLLPEQSTLFDKQFINFVQFQPAQSSREARETFGRKKDKSHFPVSVVLTMLSDQFDLTATIRDMSARVDLEKTIQRGQEEERERIGRDLHDSVAQHVVGVTLKARSLELQYKNSNAIIAQEMNALCASLENVTHEIREIVNNLLPAGLHGGNLLGALRRLVSHYETSNGIEVALQANQEPLIFDPMVAIQLFRITQEAFQNAWSHSQATRIVISIEEQKERLSLSISDNGIGLFSDGEFPLQANHHGRGIANMFYRARLIGAHLKIESPEQGGTCIKCEIDNT; this is encoded by the coding sequence ATGACGGAAGATCGTTCTGATGACAAACCTGATGTCAGATTTGGAAAAATCAGCCCTGAACTGATTACGCAGGTTGAAGGTAAGACTAATCCGGATTTTCTGCATCAAATAGTGGATTTACAGATACACCACGTAAAAGTACTGCAACAAAACGAAGCGCTCAGGCTCAGTCAAAAGGAGTTGAGTGATTCATTGGCACATTATCGTGCTTTATACCACGCCGCACCGATTGCGTACCTGCTCATGGATAGACAGTGGGTTATCCACGATGCGAATAAAAAAACTCAAGACTTACTTGAATTGCACAGTCGCCGTATTACCGGGAAACCTCTGTCGAATTTTATATCCGAAGAATCCTGCAGTGATTACAACTGGTACCACAATGCAATGCTGCACAAAGGTGTACTGCCAGACGGGCAGTTATTACTGCACCTGAAGTCTGTGGATAAAATTGTTTTGATGCTTTGCCGTAAAATCTGTGAGATCTCCGAAGTGATTGACGAAGCCTCGTTGTGCCTAGCGGTACTCATAGATATTACCGAGCTAAAAACGATTGAATCCGCATTGTTAAAAGTTAATCTCGATTTCGCTCACCAGGTTGAAGTGCGAACCCGACAGATCGCAAAGAGCAGGGAACAGCTACACCGATTTCTACAAGCTTCTACTGACGCAATTATTACATTCAACAATCGAGGGCTTATCCAATCTGTGAATGCGGCGGCTACAGATATGTTTGGATTTTCAGAAAACGAGCTAGTGGGCATGGACATCGCAAAATTACTTCCTGAGCAATCGACATTGTTCGACAAGCAATTTATCAATTTCGTGCAATTCCAACCGGCCCAATCATCACGAGAAGCGCGAGAAACGTTCGGTCGAAAAAAGGATAAAAGTCATTTTCCCGTTAGCGTCGTGCTAACGATGTTAAGTGATCAATTCGATTTAACTGCCACTATTCGGGACATGTCTGCACGAGTTGATCTCGAAAAAACGATCCAGCGCGGTCAGGAAGAAGAACGAGAACGGATTGGCCGTGATTTACACGACTCCGTTGCTCAGCACGTAGTTGGCGTAACCTTAAAAGCTCGCAGTTTGGAGCTCCAATACAAAAACTCCAACGCTATAATTGCGCAAGAAATGAACGCACTCTGTGCCAGTCTGGAAAACGTGACCCACGAAATTCGTGAAATTGTGAATAATTTATTGCCAGCGGGACTTCATGGTGGAAATCTTCTCGGTGCATTGAGAAGACTGGTATCGCACTACGAAACATCCAACGGTATTGAAGTCGCACTCCAAGCGAACCAAGAACCACTCATATTCGATCCAATGGTTGCCATACAATTGTTTCGAATTACCCAGGAAGCATTTCAAAATGCCTGGAGCCATAGCCAGGCGACTCGCATTGTAATAAGTATCGAAGAACAAAAAGAGCGGCTTTCTCTGAGCATATCGGACAATGGCATCGGTTTATTCTCCGACGGCGAATTTCCGCTTCAGGCAAATCACCATGGCCGTGGTATTGCGAATATGTTCTACCGTGCACGACTCATCGGTGCACACCTCAAGATCGAATCTCCCGAGCAAGGTGGAACCTGCATTAAGTGCGAAATCGATAATACTTAA
- a CDS encoding SDR family oxidoreductase has product MIAVAKQLEGKIALITGATSGIGRVAALELAAQGAELYLVCRSQIKAEAICKYICEHTGNEQIHILHGDLASLTDVRRIANEFIVLEKPLHILLNNAGVFNLKREITVDGHELMFAVNYLAHFLLTNLLLDRLKSSAQARIVNVASDAHMLTKSLQIHDLSFEDGFKALKVYSHSKLANILFTRELASRLGNSELTVNAIHPGTVATNLGAQNGWVGLILNKLMKIFLQSPEKGVRTSIYACLSPDLNGVTGQYFANCRKHEPKPWAKDDEMARQLWSASVKLTML; this is encoded by the coding sequence GTGATTGCTGTAGCCAAACAACTGGAAGGTAAAATAGCATTGATAACGGGGGCCACCAGCGGTATCGGCCGAGTCGCTGCATTGGAGCTGGCTGCCCAGGGTGCTGAATTATATTTAGTGTGCCGTAGCCAGATCAAGGCAGAAGCAATATGCAAATACATCTGCGAACATACTGGAAATGAGCAAATTCATATATTGCACGGGGACTTGGCATCATTAACTGATGTAAGACGAATAGCGAACGAATTCATCGTTCTAGAGAAACCTCTCCATATCCTGTTGAACAATGCCGGCGTATTCAATCTCAAACGTGAAATCACGGTGGATGGCCATGAGCTTATGTTCGCTGTTAATTATTTAGCACATTTTCTACTTACAAATTTACTGTTAGATCGACTTAAATCAAGCGCACAAGCTAGAATCGTGAATGTCGCATCAGATGCACATATGCTAACTAAGTCCTTACAAATACACGATTTGAGTTTCGAAGATGGATTCAAAGCACTCAAAGTGTATTCACACTCAAAACTCGCGAATATTCTTTTTACGCGCGAATTGGCAAGCCGTCTTGGAAACTCTGAGCTGACAGTCAATGCAATTCATCCTGGAACAGTCGCAACAAACCTGGGAGCCCAAAATGGTTGGGTCGGGCTTATCTTAAATAAACTAATGAAAATATTTCTCCAATCTCCAGAGAAAGGCGTACGCACTTCGATTTATGCATGTCTATCTCCAGATTTGAATGGCGTAACGGGACAGTACTTCGCGAATTGTAGAAAGCATGAACCAAAACCGTGGGCGAAGGATGATGAAATGGCTCGGCAACTATGGAGTGCGAGTGTAAAACTTACCATGCTGTAA
- a CDS encoding response regulator transcription factor: MTKKVLIIDDHPIFRQGLISLLAENPELQVCGEASDSDSALKLLNVTSPDLITLDLTLKIGSGFQLLKKIRHTNKRVRILVASMHDDLVYAERCISAGANGYINKEEASSKILEAIACVLNNNIYLSDRVTKYLALRKLEGYSASDGSPETLLSNRELEVFMLIGKGYSTQRIAKELHLSTKTIDTHKEHIKKKIGASDNSELVRQAVAWDIESSFL, from the coding sequence GTGACGAAGAAAGTACTCATAATTGATGATCACCCGATTTTCCGTCAGGGCTTGATATCTTTACTCGCGGAAAATCCGGAATTGCAGGTCTGCGGAGAAGCCAGTGATAGTGACAGCGCATTGAAACTGTTAAACGTCACATCACCGGATTTAATCACGCTCGATTTAACGCTAAAAATCGGCAGCGGTTTCCAATTATTAAAGAAGATCCGACACACAAACAAGAGGGTCAGGATACTTGTCGCATCAATGCACGATGATTTAGTTTACGCTGAACGGTGCATTAGTGCGGGTGCGAATGGATATATCAACAAGGAAGAGGCTTCAAGCAAGATATTGGAGGCGATCGCCTGTGTTCTGAACAATAATATCTATTTAAGTGACCGAGTTACAAAATATCTGGCTCTGCGTAAACTGGAAGGTTACAGCGCTTCTGACGGCAGCCCGGAAACGTTGCTATCCAATCGTGAACTCGAAGTTTTCATGTTGATTGGTAAGGGATACTCAACTCAACGTATCGCAAAAGAATTGCATTTAAGTACAAAAACGATCGATACCCATAAAGAACATATCAAGAAAAAAATTGGTGCAAGTGATAATAGCGAGCTGGTACGTCAGGCCGTGGCCTGGGATATCGAGTCTTCGTTTTTATAG
- a CDS encoding aldehyde dehydrogenase family protein: MSTFINTFETIETEAVNPATGERIGAVPNTPVDQFPNIFAQARVAQSVWADKSFAERRLHIQKMRNYIRDHAEELARIISLSGGKTQMDALTTEVLPSMLACDWYGKHAARVLKPERRESSSIMWVGKRSEIRHEPLGVVGIISPWNYPLSIPFGEIIMGLMAGNAVILKVAAVTPLVGQAIEEIVAAGELPEGLFQHIVGSGATISSAMFDNGIDKLFFTGSVPAGKQLMAQAAATLTPVSLELGGKDAMIVLQDADLDRAAAGAAWAGYQNAGQSCGGVERIYVHESIYPEFIEKLATLTRELRHGAETFSFSVDIGSMTTAKQRQAVEKQLAEAVANGANIVAQSKRVGDHDGEFHPATLVVGVNHEMTLMQEETFGPILPVMPFMSDDEAVTLANSSSMALTASIWTKDTERGKRLANRVNAGVVAINDHLYTHGMSDLPWGGPGESGIGRTHGPEGLREMTSPKVVNWDWLRAKRNLWWYPQDEESYTAIRHALHLVAPRSLGDFIQAAIKVLPVLIRKMYFRK, encoded by the coding sequence ATGAGTACCTTTATTAACACGTTTGAAACAATAGAAACTGAAGCCGTTAATCCCGCTACAGGTGAACGGATCGGGGCCGTGCCCAACACTCCGGTGGATCAATTTCCGAATATCTTTGCACAAGCCCGAGTGGCACAGTCAGTTTGGGCGGATAAATCCTTTGCTGAACGTCGACTGCATATCCAAAAAATGCGCAACTACATTCGCGACCATGCAGAAGAGCTGGCGAGGATAATCAGTCTCAGTGGTGGTAAAACTCAGATGGACGCCTTAACCACTGAAGTTCTACCCTCTATGCTTGCATGCGATTGGTACGGCAAACATGCCGCCCGTGTTCTGAAACCTGAACGGCGGGAATCGTCCAGTATTATGTGGGTCGGTAAACGATCGGAAATACGCCATGAACCCTTAGGCGTCGTTGGTATTATCAGCCCTTGGAATTACCCTCTGTCCATTCCGTTTGGCGAGATCATCATGGGCCTGATGGCAGGCAATGCTGTCATACTGAAAGTTGCGGCAGTCACCCCCCTGGTTGGTCAAGCCATCGAGGAGATTGTTGCCGCTGGCGAGTTACCAGAAGGATTGTTTCAGCATATTGTTGGTTCCGGCGCTACAATCTCATCCGCGATGTTTGACAATGGGATCGATAAGCTATTTTTTACTGGTTCAGTACCTGCCGGTAAACAGTTGATGGCGCAAGCTGCCGCTACGCTTACACCAGTCAGCCTCGAACTGGGTGGTAAAGATGCCATGATAGTCCTGCAAGATGCCGATCTTGATAGAGCCGCAGCCGGAGCCGCGTGGGCGGGCTATCAAAATGCAGGGCAATCCTGTGGTGGTGTTGAACGGATCTATGTTCATGAGTCTATCTATCCAGAATTTATTGAAAAGCTGGCGACGTTAACCCGAGAATTACGACATGGCGCAGAAACATTTTCATTTAGTGTGGATATCGGATCAATGACCACCGCGAAACAACGCCAGGCAGTTGAAAAGCAGTTGGCCGAAGCTGTTGCGAATGGTGCAAATATTGTGGCTCAATCCAAACGTGTTGGCGATCATGATGGTGAATTTCATCCTGCTACCTTGGTTGTCGGAGTGAACCACGAGATGACCTTGATGCAAGAAGAAACTTTTGGCCCGATTTTACCGGTAATGCCTTTTATGAGTGATGATGAGGCCGTGACGCTTGCCAATTCATCTTCAATGGCGTTAACCGCATCGATCTGGACGAAAGACACTGAACGAGGCAAACGCCTTGCCAACCGGGTCAACGCCGGCGTCGTAGCCATTAATGATCATTTGTATACGCATGGTATGTCAGACTTGCCCTGGGGCGGGCCGGGAGAGTCAGGCATCGGGCGCACCCATGGCCCGGAAGGACTACGTGAAATGACGAGTCCAAAAGTGGTTAATTGGGATTGGCTACGCGCCAAACGCAATTTATGGTGGTACCCACAGGATGAAGAAAGCTACACAGCCATTCGCCATGCCCTACATCTAGTGGCGCCGCGCTCGCTGGGTGATTTTATTCAGGCGGCTATCAAGGTACTGCCAGTATTGATTCGTAAAATGTATTTTCGGAAGTAA